Genomic segment of Panicum virgatum strain AP13 chromosome 9N, P.virgatum_v5, whole genome shotgun sequence:
TGTTTcaaattattagttattttagtttttctatatttataaattttgtTATGCATCAAGACATAACGTATATCTAGACACatagcaaaaaaattatatacctaGGAAAACTAAAATTAGGGGTGGAGCTAGATAAACTAGAGGGGGTGTGACGCTTCATAGTATATGCGTGATAGAGAAGCAAATATGCTAAAAAATTATATCTGGAAAGGGATTATGGAATTTTTGTGGGTGCAGCCGCGCCCATAAATTTCTACCTGGCTCCGCTCATGACTAAAACGACTAATTTGGAATGAAGCGGGGAGAGGGGGTAAAGGTGGCAGGCAACCTAGAGGATCCGAAGGAGCCGCGCAGAGCAACGATTCTTGGCTCCTCCTccattggctgtgtttagatattGAAAATTAGCACTGTTTCGAACTGAAAAGCATTGTAAcactttttatttatttgtgatAAATATTATTCTACCATAGggtaactaggctcaaaaaattcgtctcgaaatgtacatctaaactgtgaaattaattattttgtttaccTATATTtcatactccatgcatgcgtcTTTTGATACATTTaatgattcgatgtgatgggaatTTTAGAATTTCAAGTCAAATTCtgaggatctaaacacagccattgtTCCACTCTAGGTAGCTGAAATTCTGGGGCTCCACCGCCGCGGAGCTGTGGAGCTCACCCCATTTGAGAGGGCTCGAGCTATAGCTGGTTTTGGAGCCACTTGTGAGCCCTACCGAAGGGGCTCTAACCAGGCTCATGGCTTGTTCAATTTATGTTGTGCTTTGAGTCCCAACCAATATTGGATAGGGGGAATCTCTAGCATATGGACATAGCCACATATAGGTGTTCATATTTACACCTAAAAAACGTATGTCGAAGTCAATGAAAACTTATGGTTAAAATTATGTTAGCATAGTTCCTAGTATAGAAATATTGTCAAAAATATTACCTACAAACATCTACGAAAGGTTGGTTGAGGTACAACATGATATCGTGCATTTGTATTGAGCAACGGTACAAAGTACAAAGTGCAAACTGCATTGAGTGCGAAGATTCTCCCACTTTGGACACTGTGGATCGATTTACCATGTTTGCCGATAAGTGAAAAATACTACTGTATAATAACAACAAAAGCCTGACCGACAGATCCAAAACAACAAAAAACTGAAGATGGTGTGAAATGAAGGCCCAGTATATATAATCTTTAGGGAAATTCTGGGCCTAGAAAAAGGCCTGAAAACCCCAAGCCTCCTGCGGCTAGGGCTAAACAGAGGCCCGGTTGAAAAGCCGACAGGCCTAAAACTAAATTTCTTTTGTGCGAAGGTCTCCAATTAGCACCAAATTAAAGCAAGAAGGTACATAAAAAAGAAGAATATGATGTTGTAGTTGGTCATGTTGTTGTTTCAGTTGACATCGTAAGAGAGGAAGGGTGACCTATTAGGACTTCTTCTTCTAAAATTAATGGCTCCAAAAGCAACCGAGATATGCTGCAAGTAATATAAAGAGATGataatatgatgatgatgatgattataCCGAAAATGCGACAATATAATGAGATCGGGTAGCTAGTACATTATCATTAATTCAACAGCATCAAGGCCCATCAAATTACATTAATATATATAGTGGTAATTTGGCTCTTGACTGGCCTTGGTTTTACATCACTATGCATTACTTTTGCAATGGTAGTATCATAGtatggtggtagtggtggtggtagtagtagtagactagtagtagtagtatcAATACGTAGTTTTCTTGTGTACTTCACAGCGTATAAACGTGACATATATAGGCGGCAGATCGAGCTATACGTACGTCTAGCCATACCCATACAATACGTATCCGAGCGAGCTTAATAATTAGCAGCTTGATTATAGGCTTATTAGACGACCGGGTAGGCGAGGTCGAGCGCGATGCCGCAGAGTCCCGAGCGCGTCATGTCTCGGCGCATCCGCAGGTAGCCGCGCTCGCCCCAGCTCTGCCCCCACGAGTTCTTGACGAGCCAGTACTTGAGCCCCGTGTTGGCGTCGGCGCCGTAGCCGACGACGGTGATGGCGTGGTTCATCCTCGTCCCGCACTGCCCGGAGAAGACGCCGCCGTTGTAGAACTGCAGGCTGCCGCCCATCTCGatggccgccgccacgggcTGCTTCGCCACGGCCTGCTGCAGGTTGCCCTCGCCGGCCGGCACCTTCACGTAGTCGGAGATCCGGGCGGCGTACTGGGCGGCCTTGTTGCGGTTGCAGGCGTACCGCCGCGCCTGGTACGGGTAGCTGGCCGAGGTGGTGAGGCCGCCGTTCTCGATCACCCACCGGTAGCCGTTCACGAAGTAGCCCAGGTTGCAGCCGCCGTCGTAGGGGTCGCAGTCGATCAGCTCCTGCTCCGACAGGGACACCAGCTTCCCGGTCCTGATCTTGGTGATGCTCTCGATCGTCGCCGCCGTCACGAACGCCCAGCAGCTAGCTGCATGCGGCCGGTCAAAACCAAATCTGATTAATTaattaaagaaacaattatATATAAGAAACAATGATAATGTTAATTATATATATCCACGCACAGCACGAGGGGCCCTGGTTTTTGATCGGCGTCACAGCGCCCTGGGCCCTCCAGTCGACGCTCGTCGGACCGTCGCCGGCGGAGAAGGAGACGTTGGCGGCCTGCTTCCTGCCGGCGTCGCCGCTCCCCGTCGGCATCCCCTTCATGGTGTAGAGGTCCAGGAACTCCTGCTCCGTGAGGTCGGCGAACTGGTTCTCGCCGAGCGTGTACGTGAGGTTGCCCGCCCGGTTGGTGGCCTCGATGTGCTCGATGTTCCGGCGGTACACCTGGAACCGCCTCTgccgctcctccgccgtcgGGTACGAGCGGTTGTACTCGGCCTGCCACCGCAGGAACAGCCCCATCATCAGCCTGtcgtccccgccggcggcggccgccgccgcatcaccggcagcagcggcggccgaCATGATGATGAGCCCGCACGCGAAAAGGATCAGCGCCAACCACGACGCCGATCCGGAGGACGAAGCCATGCTGCTCGCCGATCGCGTTCTGATCGTACGAGATGTCTCGTTAATTGGCTTGTGCCTGCTTAGACATGCAGATTGACTTGTGTTTATATACTGCGCTATGTGCCTTGGCGAAGCCTGATCATGTGGCTGCAAGGCCAGCTGGAGCATTCAGGGAGCGAAACGGCCTGTCTTTAGCCATTGTCGAGCCAAGTGGAGATCTATGGCTAGATCTCGCGGCCATTGGGAGGGGACGAGCATGCAGAACGCGCCTGCTGGTTGTGGCAGTAGGAATGGTAACGAGCTACATTTTTTCCCTCGGCAGTGTTGTAGTGCTAAATACGTGCTCTTGCACAGGAATGAGCTCGTGGATTGTGGTTAGGTTTACTTGCCGTGCACACTAATCCACTCTCTTATGGTTTGCTTTGTCTAGACATCAGCTatatttgctttttttttaatttcgttttcatatatatatatatatatatatatatatatatatatatatatatatatatatatagaaaaatTGCAGGACATACCACACTGCACTGCAGTAATATTAAAGGTCTATTTGGAACCCAGGAAAACAAAACATGGGAACGAGAGAAAATGCAGGAATAGGAAAGGAGATGGGAAAACAAATTAAGTATTGGAGAAACGCGGGAATTTTGTAGAAATGGGCTTATGGAACACGGGAATAGAAAAAGTACAGGAAGTTCTACATGTGGATATTTAATCTCATTTGTTTAAACTACTACCTCCATCCTGGAATATATATAGGGCGCCCTGGGTTTTTTTAGATAGATTATAGAGGTAGAGAAAAGACGCATGTACCCTCACTAGACCTAATCATTCGTCGGGTCA
This window contains:
- the LOC120692172 gene encoding ervatamin-C-like, translated to MASSSGSASWLALILFACGLIIMSAAAAAGDAAAAAAGGDDRLMMGLFLRWQAEYNRSYPTAEERQRRFQVYRRNIEHIEATNRAGNLTYTLGENQFADLTEQEFLDLYTMKGMPTGSGDAGRKQAANVSFSAGDGPTSVDWRAQGAVTPIKNQGPSCSSCWAFVTAATIESITKIRTGKLVSLSEQELIDCDPYDGGCNLGYFVNGYRWVIENGGLTTSASYPYQARRYACNRNKAAQYAARISDYVKVPAGEGNLQQAVAKQPVAAAIEMGGSLQFYNGGVFSGQCGTRMNHAITVVGYGADANTGLKYWLVKNSWGQSWGERGYLRMRRDMTRSGLCGIALDLAYPVV